Part of the Clostridia bacterium genome is shown below.
TTACCACTCCAAGGATTTTTAAGGATCTGCTCTATAGTTTTATTAGATATTGCAGCAAAATCAAAGCCTAATTCTAGACCTTTTTGAATATCAAACATATTCCTATAGTAAGCTTGATTGATTGTATCTATATATTGCCTTTCACTAGCTTTTGTTTCAACATCTGCTATCCTTTTACACTCTATATATACTCGTTCTTTTAAGGCTTCCAATCTGGTCATACGTGCTTTATAAGCTGGAGCATTTAGCCTGCTCATAAGGTATCGCTTAATATCAATATCATCTATATCTTTAATAAGTTCTCTTATCTCGTCTAATTCTTTATTAGTTACCTTTTTATTTAATAGTTTTATTGCCTGTTGTGTAGTTAGTTCACCATCTCTTATAAATTTGATAAACATTCTTTGTACTTCTTTATTTATGTTTTCTACGGCCTTCTCATACGCATCTGCTATATTTTTTATAGTTTCATCGCTATTCCTATGATAATAATTCATTCTCTCCTTTGCCCTGTTGGACCAATACTTATTACTCCTCGTTGTCATCTTCATCATCTACTTTGGTGAACTTATCAGTTCCAAAAGCTTTAGCTGCTATTTTTGCTTTTTCTTCTTTCTCTTTCTTTAATCTTTCTAGCTCTCCTTCAACATCATTTACCCATGGATGATTAGCGACAATGGTTTCTTGACTTATCACATCTTGAGAGTTGATGCAGTTGTTTATTGCTTCTGTTTCATTTATCTGTATGTCCCTATTGAATATAAGCTCTACTTCTTCATTCTCAAAGTTACCTTGTCCATCTTCAGCTAAATAGATATTTACAAAATAGAGTAACTGTTCAAAAGCTCTTTTGAACTCCACTTCTAGATGGTTACATTTTAAATCTAATCCACTGTATAAGAATTTTAATGAAATACCAGAAGGACTGTTGCCAAACTTGTCTAAGTCTTTAGGTACACCTTGGCCAAACTCGTTGATATCCCTCTTGAGTTGCTCGAAATGTTCTTTTGCAGCCTGAATGTCAATGGTAGGATTAAGAGTATCTACCCCTCCATGCTCTGGATCATCAATTTTTATAGCTCTGTAATAATTCAAATCACTCATAAACTCTGCTAGATTCTCTCCACCATAGCCTTTTAATACATAAATTAGATTTTTAGTCTCTTCTATGAAATTATCTATATCGGATCTAGACTTATCGTAACTATCTACTAGCGATTTAATAAACCTTACATCCGGGTATTCTGTAGCATTATTTTTGAAACCTATGAATGGTACCTTGCCCCAACTCCTACCTTCTTCTCCTTTCATGTAGTGAAGTATAGGACCACCTTCATGTTGTTCTATATCAGGTATTAGATGCTCTCCATCCATCACATAGAAATAAACTTCATTTTCTGTATAATATTCTACTCTAGTAATTTTCTTTTTCTCTTTTCCTTCGTAAACAGTTTGAACATAGAACCTGACCATTCCATCTAGTTCAGTATGAGTATTATCCCTCCAAAGCGGTACACACTGCTCACTTGGTATTAGCATTGTTCCAAAGTTGCCTTCTTCATCAATATATACCTGGAGCCATGCTATTCCTTTATTAGAAGCTTCATATCCTAACCTAGTCAATCTGTATTGAAAATACTTACCTAATACATTTTTAACTTTCTTGATATATTCTTCATTATCGCATTGCAAGGTATAATCCTTTGTTAAGAGATATCCTATCTTCTCATCAACAAGGTTTTTAACAAACCCATGGGCTAGTTTATTATTAGCTTTGGAACTATCGGTGATTTCCCCATTCTCCGTTTGTCTTGTAATTCTTCTATCGTATATATCGTTTTCAACTTTATAATATTTGTCGCCTTCGACCATCCATGCTCTTTTATCACTAGAGTTAAATTCTTTTATTTCGTTATAAAGGATCTCTTCTGTAGTCATTATGTTTATATCGTTCCTGAATAAATCTTTAAAGTTTATCAATTTATCACCTCACTTTAGTATTGATAGTCCGCCTTTTCTCATATCATCTTCTAATGCATATCTAGTTAAGTCTATAAAGTGATTATTCTTATCTGGGAATTCAGCTTTGAAGTTTCCGTCTTTGTCTTTTTCTAGCTCATAGTTAAGGAATTCCCTAGCTGCATTAGGGCATCTTTCTCCATCTATGATTATTTCTTCAAGGTCCTGTAAAAATTTAATCCCATATTCTACGCTATCAGGACCTTTCCTTGCCCCCCTAACTCTTAACCCATACTCTTTTAATTCTGCTATAGACTTAGG
Proteins encoded:
- a CDS encoding phage portal protein — encoded protein: MINFKDLFRNDINIMTTEEILYNEIKEFNSSDKRAWMVEGDKYYKVENDIYDRRITRQTENGEITDSSKANNKLAHGFVKNLVDEKIGYLLTKDYTLQCDNEEYIKKVKNVLGKYFQYRLTRLGYEASNKGIAWLQVYIDEEGNFGTMLIPSEQCVPLWRDNTHTELDGMVRFYVQTVYEGKEKKKITRVEYYTENEVYFYVMDGEHLIPDIEQHEGGPILHYMKGEEGRSWGKVPFIGFKNNATEYPDVRFIKSLVDSYDKSRSDIDNFIEETKNLIYVLKGYGGENLAEFMSDLNYYRAIKIDDPEHGGVDTLNPTIDIQAAKEHFEQLKRDINEFGQGVPKDLDKFGNSPSGISLKFLYSGLDLKCNHLEVEFKRAFEQLLYFVNIYLAEDGQGNFENEEVELIFNRDIQINETEAINNCINSQDVISQETIVANHPWVNDVEGELERLKKEKEEKAKIAAKAFGTDKFTKVDDEDDNEE